The sequence aattcaactttttcaaattataaaacaaaaataatattaaaaaatatattctaacaatattttatttaattttttaactttaatctcgtctcatctcatctctgtaAACAAACGAGCCCTGACTTGTGAAATATCTAATGAACATATTATTAACAATGAGGTTGCTAGAAAAAAGTACAATTGATCAAACTTTTcaagaacaaattaataaagaaaaagaatattattggAGAAAACAATTAGTAAGAATAATTTAGCAAAAGCAAACAACACATTTGGAAAAGGTCTTTTTTTGATGGATTTATAAATACCCTAAAAAGACATGAACTTGATATTGTTAatgatataagaaaaaaaaaaaaaaagaggataagGATATGATAATGGGTAGGAAACAAACATCAAAGGTGTGTAAAGAAGACTTTTAAGTTCTATGTAATATGACTAATTCATGTGCTATATCTTGTAGAGATAAGTAATTTTGACTGTCAACCCATTATCTCAAACACATTGGATAGGTCACATTGAAAGTTTCAAAGTTATAAGATCTCAAGCTCCAAAAATTAGTGAAGatcctaaaataattattgaaaaaaaatagtagaaacatCATGTCTACTACGAATTATTGTCGTTTAAACCTAACCCTCCGCATTCGCCAAATTTTCAAGGGTTCAAGAGGAAAATTTAACATGAAAGGAAAGATGTGTCGTCGCTCATGATTTTGTCACTCAATAATGTATTGACTAGTCACAACATAGTTGCTTTACAGTACATTCCGGTTACTGAGTGGAGAGATCAGTTGGCATTGGGACGTGAGTTTCTGGGTTCTTTTGTTTCTGTCCTCAAAGTAAAGTCACACATGCAATGCACCACACTCAACTTTGGACCTGATTTGGTACCTttaacatctctctctctctcacagaaaCGGCAGAAATTTCAGGGCTGTTGGTTGGTTTCGGTTGCTGGGTTGCTGtctggttttttgttttgttgcacATTAGCACGTTACATGCAGCGCGTTTTTCAAGCGTACGGGTAAGCAGGACTCTTTCGTCTAGAACGTTACTTTTTAAAAGGCCACAGAAGTCAAATTCCTAAGGCCATAAAATAACTGTTGAGAAAAATAGTCAATGGGGAAAAAGCAAAGCGTAGACCAAGCTGAGCGTAAACCAAGCTGCTGAGAGCCTACTAaatggtggtggtgatggtggtataataataataataataatccaagGTACGAGCAGTGAGTAAGCAGCTCTTTGTAAAAGGAAGCCTTTGATCTTTGTATTAAGCCTCTGTTTTTGTATTTCTGATTAACAATAGCATGAAAAACAGAGTAACATTAAACAGCCATGGCACTCTACTTGTTTACATTTGGACAGAGTTATCCTTTATCATGTAGTTCTTTACCGCCCATGTTCTTGTTTTGCCACCAATCTCATGACAACTGGTTGGCAGCTCATGTTTATATcctcaaaacatttttaaaaaattcataatattattaaaaaaatatattcttaatcactaaataagtaaaaaaaaaaaaaaaaaaaaagtgttgggATTCAACTCTcagtaactctatcatttttcttaacttttttttatgagaaattaaaaaaataatggatttcattaataattagtttgaggtGAATTAAATTTGATTCAACAACCAAATACAAACTTAGTACGTGGAAATATTAACTTTCATCTACACTCTAATTCAAAATATACCTATTGcataaataatgttagatatagttttataatatataaatctcgtattttttttaaataaaataatgtaactcattattaaaagttaaattttttaatgtagatcttaaatttattcatattttttaaaaaaaagtatatattacatattctaaaattgtatttaagattttcttttttttttcacgctTTTTTTTCAACGTGCGAGAAAGAGTCTCTACAATCTCTATTGCACGCCGCAAATAGTGTACGaaacaaggaaaacaaaaatggaaaaaggaaaaaaagacagCATAAGAAACCACGCCGCAGATAATGCGCACGCCACGTATTGCGACTTTGTTCGCGCCCGACCCTTGTGCCGACACAGGAAGGAATAGTCACGTCAAGGGGTGTGACAGATGAAAATTAAGGAGTAAAGAGAAGTGGGGGAGGAGCTGGCTACACACGGCCATTATAAGTAACATGAAGCACATCCAAGATGTACAATATCGTTCTTCATCTCTCACAGAAACAAACAATGGGGGCAGGAATTAAAGGGGTGCCTCTCCTTTTCCTTTCGATTATATTCTCAGGTAAAAACTTCCTTAAAGTAATAGAGTTTGTTTATTACTAGAAGTTGTCTGGCAGATTGTTAAATACcttatttgtatatatacaaGATTCATATGCACTGCAATAatatcattctcttcatcttctctgaTCTCGTCTCTTCCCCAACCCTTCGAAAACCCTTGTTTTATAACCTTGAAAAgctgtttctttgttttatttaatgAGTGAAGATTTTGACGTATTCGGAACAAGCAATgtgagaaaatataatttttattaatagggAGGAATGGATTACATGAgtgctctctctatctctctgggttttttctctttttttttttttttttttttttcccttaactAGACTTCTTTTGTCAAGAGATTTCTAtgcaaaaattacaaattaacttTCGACCAAGGATTGAGAAGTTTTACTCGTTTGTGTATTGTCAAATTGCAGCTACTATGGGTTTAGCAGCCACTTTTTCCTTCCAGAATCAATGTATCGACACAGTGTGGGTCGCAATTATCTCCCACAATGGTCGCACCCTCGGGGGCGGCGGTTTTCCCTTGGCATCAGGAAAATTGGTCATCCTCAATGCCTACCCTGGCTGGTCTGGCAGGGTCTGGGCCCGAACTGGATGCAACTTCGACTCCTGGGGCAACGGTTACTGCTCCACCGGTGATTGTGGCTCACTGAATTGCAGCGGAGTTGGCCAGCCACCTTTCACGTTAGCCGAGTTCATCACCGCATTGGAACCCACCGACAATAACGTCTACACTGTCTACTTGACCGACGGCTACAACGTTGGCATGCGCATCAATGTCACCGGCGGAACAAGTGACTGCCAGTACGCGGGCTGCATCGCCGACTTGAACTGTCCCCCGGAGTTGCAGGTGGTTAATGTCTTTGGCTCGGTGGTCGGGTGCAAGAGCGCGTGCGAGGCGTTCAACGCGGCCGAGTTTTGTTGCTCCGACGACTACTCGACG comes from Juglans microcarpa x Juglans regia isolate MS1-56 chromosome 8S, Jm3101_v1.0, whole genome shotgun sequence and encodes:
- the LOC121244069 gene encoding pathogenesis-related protein 5-like, whose product is MYNIVLHLSQKQTMGAGIKGVPLLFLSIIFSATMGLAATFSFQNQCIDTVWVAIISHNGRTLGGGGFPLASGKLVILNAYPGWSGRVWARTGCNFDSWGNGYCSTGDCGSLNCSGVGQPPFTLAEFITALEPTDNNVYTVYLTDGYNVGMRINVTGGTSDCQYAGCIADLNCPPELQVVNVFGSVVGCKSACEAFNAAEFCCSDDYSTPQTCSRTQYSEMFKKACPNAYSYPYDDVSSRFTCSGSNILITFCPKEL